One window from the genome of Pseudanabaena yagii GIHE-NHR1 encodes:
- a CDS encoding 3'(2'),5'-bisphosphate nucleotidase CysQ family protein — protein MNLALQTEICKFIREIGQKAIHLRESGFQVDEKGFDDYVTNVDRELDHLLSQRFQAWFPDDVVISEENSRSQELWKQYAELHQKYWFIDPIDGTDDFIHGREFYSVMVGILEAFQPTLGWIYAPKSDLLYFGGTAINGVFTVTNGNVPEVLYAVPPIGASSDRVIVSKKDDLAYGDAIRAAVPNVEFYTLGSFGLKVMEVVQGRASAYIYLNRRVKLWDTVGPLAIAKAAGLVCCDLSGREIGFGYDDIHPEKLTHNQLIVIGWSKFIDEYLAAIYQELQSQI, from the coding sequence ATGAATCTCGCATTACAAACAGAAATCTGTAAATTTATTCGGGAGATCGGACAAAAAGCAATTCACCTGAGAGAGTCTGGTTTTCAGGTCGATGAGAAGGGCTTTGATGATTATGTAACTAATGTCGATCGCGAACTTGATCATCTCCTCAGCCAAAGGTTTCAAGCATGGTTTCCCGATGATGTGGTAATTAGTGAAGAAAATTCGCGATCTCAGGAACTATGGAAGCAATATGCAGAACTGCATCAAAAGTACTGGTTTATCGATCCCATTGATGGCACGGATGACTTCATTCATGGACGCGAGTTCTATTCGGTGATGGTTGGGATCTTAGAAGCATTTCAGCCGACGCTGGGTTGGATCTATGCACCAAAGAGCGATCTCTTATATTTTGGCGGTACGGCGATAAATGGAGTATTCACCGTCACGAATGGGAATGTTCCTGAAGTTCTCTATGCTGTGCCGCCGATTGGCGCAAGTAGCGATCGCGTGATCGTCAGTAAAAAAGATGATCTCGCCTATGGTGATGCCATTCGTGCGGCGGTTCCGAATGTGGAGTTTTATACCCTTGGCAGTTTTGGCTTGAAGGTAATGGAAGTTGTCCAAGGTCGCGCCAGTGCCTATATCTATCTCAATCGTCGGGTGAAGCTCTGGGATACGGTGGGACCTTTAGCGATCGCTAAAGCCGCAGGGCTAGTGTGTTGTGATCTCTCAGGTCGAGAAATTGGATTTGGATATGATGATATTCATCCTGAGAAATTAACTCACAATCAACTAATTGTGATTGGCTGGTCAAAATTTATTGATGAATATCTGGCAGCAATTTATCAAGAACTTCAATCCCAAATTTAA
- a CDS encoding Uma2 family endonuclease, whose product MNQTLTKSADQYLIKQAVTWEQFKALQSAFAEIGGVRLIYCEGVLEIVGLGRLHEKICVLLTLLLGQYFVLKRIAFVATGAYTQELTGKAEFQADLSYNFGTEKEISDLCIEIVVTSGSVKKLRKYQLKGVPEVWFWQDGKISIYRLQDEEYVLLAASEWLPDLDIAHLEQCLLMESQLDAMLAFQERYQ is encoded by the coding sequence ATGAATCAAACTTTAACGAAATCTGCTGACCAATATCTCATCAAGCAGGCTGTGACATGGGAGCAGTTTAAGGCTCTACAATCTGCTTTTGCAGAAATTGGTGGTGTGCGATTAATTTATTGCGAGGGAGTACTGGAAATTGTGGGGCTTGGAAGATTACATGAAAAGATTTGTGTATTACTAACATTGCTACTTGGGCAATATTTTGTTTTAAAGCGTATAGCCTTTGTTGCTACAGGTGCATATACTCAGGAGTTAACAGGAAAGGCTGAATTTCAAGCTGATTTGTCCTATAACTTTGGCACAGAAAAAGAGATTTCTGATTTATGTATTGAGATAGTTGTTACTAGCGGCAGTGTCAAAAAGCTGAGAAAATACCAGTTAAAAGGTGTGCCTGAAGTTTGGTTTTGGCAGGATGGCAAGATTAGTATTTATCGCTTGCAGGATGAAGAGTATGTTCTGCTTGCAGCGAGTGAGTGGTTGCCTGATTTGGATATTGCTCATTTGGAACAATGTTTGCTAATGGAGTCTCAGTTAGATGCGATGTTAGCTTTTCAGGAAAGATATCAATGA